Proteins from a genomic interval of Providencia stuartii:
- a CDS encoding beta-N-acetylhexosaminidase — protein MINKLTSAIVISSLIYALPSGAQSISELPLMPWPQQIEIKNANGKWLLNNELDIYIEGDDLDDAVRRWRDRIEIQTGWQLTPHQAKNSHAPIKIFIEKKVAELPTIEMDESYQIITDDNGATIKAATRFGAMRGMETLLQLIQTDGENTFVPLLSINDNPRFSWRGVMLDSSRHFLPINDILRQIDGMAAAKFNVFHWHLTDDQGWRFESLRYPKLQQLASDGQYYTQDQMRQVVEYAKERGIRVVPEIDFPGHASAIAVAYPELISAAGPYQMQRHWGVHPPLLNPTQESVYQFTDALIGELATIFPDEYIHIGGDEVDPTQWQNNPSIQEFMRKNNLKDTHALQAYFNQRLEQILTHHNRKMVGWDEIQHPTLSKNIVIQSWQGQDSLGHSAQEGFKGLLSTGFYLDQSQSAAYHYRNEILPQPFTVDINVKQGEQFQSWQFEIERLKGSPVKGSFTLIKGVDGWRGFIDFAGKSRRAINKIEWRSPQQVSFFVDTWMGETRPVVTLTNGKLSGYTIIGNARYPTIGSQLTAIPKGIAPTTPDSNKMPNILGGEIALWAENIRAPIIDTKLWPRAFAVSERLWSAKDVNNENDMYRRLHAADAWSTLSVGLQQHAQTAREFTRLANGVDIEPLIILSESVEPAHYYTRHHLKFRENQYHQYEPLNRFVDALPAESMQARAFKQHIDTLIAKPDDQVTAQWLTHKLKRWHNNIPQVQQLIKQNVNLARLAPVAENVEQLSTIGIELIEHYTANTPLTTSRKAAMAQQLEKSAELQDELVIAIVEPLEALLRHIPTKD, from the coding sequence ATGATTAACAAACTTACGTCTGCTATCGTCATCTCTTCACTGATTTATGCGTTACCAAGTGGTGCTCAATCAATCTCTGAATTGCCCTTAATGCCTTGGCCTCAGCAGATTGAAATAAAAAATGCGAATGGAAAATGGCTACTGAATAATGAACTCGATATTTATATTGAAGGTGATGATTTAGATGACGCGGTACGTCGTTGGCGCGATAGAATAGAGATCCAAACAGGCTGGCAATTAACGCCACATCAAGCAAAAAATAGCCATGCACCTATCAAAATTTTCATCGAGAAAAAAGTAGCCGAATTACCCACTATTGAAATGGACGAAAGCTATCAAATCATTACCGATGATAACGGTGCCACCATCAAAGCTGCGACTCGTTTTGGTGCTATGAGAGGAATGGAAACCTTATTGCAATTGATCCAAACGGATGGCGAAAATACGTTTGTGCCACTGTTGAGCATTAATGATAATCCGAGATTTAGTTGGCGTGGTGTGATGCTGGATTCTTCGAGACACTTTCTTCCGATCAACGATATCTTGCGGCAAATCGATGGTATGGCAGCCGCAAAATTCAACGTATTTCATTGGCATTTAACCGATGATCAAGGATGGCGTTTTGAATCGCTTCGTTATCCAAAACTGCAACAGCTCGCCAGTGACGGTCAATATTACACACAAGATCAAATGCGCCAAGTTGTTGAGTATGCTAAAGAACGAGGTATTCGTGTCGTACCAGAAATTGATTTTCCAGGTCATGCCTCCGCTATTGCGGTTGCATATCCAGAACTAATCAGTGCCGCGGGTCCATACCAAATGCAACGCCATTGGGGGGTTCACCCTCCCCTGCTCAACCCAACCCAAGAGAGCGTCTATCAATTTACCGATGCACTCATTGGTGAGTTAGCCACCATTTTCCCTGACGAATATATCCACATTGGTGGTGATGAAGTCGACCCAACACAATGGCAAAATAATCCATCCATTCAAGAGTTCATGCGAAAAAATAATTTAAAAGATACCCATGCGCTACAAGCTTATTTCAATCAACGCCTTGAACAGATATTAACCCATCATAACCGTAAAATGGTTGGCTGGGATGAAATACAGCATCCTACGTTATCAAAAAATATTGTCATTCAATCATGGCAAGGGCAAGACTCACTCGGGCATAGTGCTCAAGAGGGGTTTAAAGGACTCTTGTCGACGGGCTTCTATCTCGATCAATCGCAAAGTGCAGCTTATCATTATCGCAATGAAATATTACCTCAGCCATTTACTGTAGATATCAATGTTAAACAAGGTGAACAATTCCAAAGTTGGCAATTTGAAATTGAAAGGCTTAAAGGCAGCCCAGTAAAAGGTAGCTTCACGTTAATAAAAGGAGTGGATGGCTGGCGTGGATTTATTGATTTTGCAGGTAAATCACGACGAGCTATCAATAAAATTGAATGGCGCTCACCACAACAAGTCAGCTTTTTTGTAGATACTTGGATGGGAGAAACTCGTCCAGTCGTTACATTAACCAATGGAAAGCTGAGTGGCTACACGATTATTGGCAATGCACGCTATCCAACAATAGGCTCTCAATTAACCGCAATCCCCAAAGGTATTGCACCAACAACCCCTGACAGCAATAAAATGCCGAATATTCTCGGGGGAGAAATTGCTTTATGGGCGGAAAATATTCGCGCACCGATCATTGATACTAAGTTGTGGCCACGAGCCTTTGCGGTTTCAGAGCGTTTATGGTCAGCAAAAGATGTCAATAATGAAAATGATATGTACCGTCGTCTGCATGCAGCAGATGCTTGGTCCACCCTCTCTGTCGGTTTACAACAACACGCACAAACAGCGCGTGAATTTACACGATTAGCAAATGGGGTTGATATTGAACCTTTAATCATCTTATCTGAATCTGTAGAGCCTGCGCATTATTATACGCGTCACCATTTGAAATTCCGTGAAAATCAATATCATCAATACGAACCACTGAACCGGTTTGTTGATGCTTTGCCCGCCGAAAGTATGCAAGCAAGAGCTTTTAAACAACATATTGATACATTGATCGCTAAACCCGATGATCAAGTGACTGCCCAGTGGTTAACACATAAATTAAAACGTTGGCACAATAACATTCCACAGGTGCAACAGCTGATAAAGCAAAACGTCAATTTAGCACGTTTAGCGCCTGTTGCTGAAAATGTGGAGCAATTGTCCACAATAGGCATCGAGTTAATTGAGCATTACACAGCCAATACCCCCCTAACAACCAGCCGTAAAGCAGCCATGGCTCAGCAGTTAGAAAAGAGTGCTGAGTTACAGGATGAATTAGTGATTGCGATTGTTGAGCCACTCGAGGCATTGCTTCGCCATATCCCAACGAAAGATTAG
- a CDS encoding cupredoxin domain-containing protein produces the protein MKTLLSLALLLFSALIPNAAFAAEKFTVELEMKNGDLIPRVLEVPAKTIIRIKITNTGTEPAEFESTQLRKEKVLAPGASSVVVIAPLKPGSYTFFDDFHLSHPKGEIIAK, from the coding sequence ATGAAAACATTACTAAGTTTAGCCCTTTTGCTATTTTCAGCACTCATACCCAATGCGGCTTTCGCAGCAGAAAAATTTACCGTTGAATTAGAAATGAAGAACGGTGATTTAATCCCACGTGTGCTTGAAGTTCCTGCAAAAACGATTATTCGTATCAAAATAACTAACACAGGAACTGAACCCGCTGAGTTTGAAAGCACACAATTGCGTAAAGAAAAAGTTCTCGCGCCGGGAGCTAGCTCTGTTGTGGTTATTGCTCCCCTAAAACCGGGAAGTTATACCTTTTTTGATGATTTCCACCTGTCTCACCCAAAAGGTGAGATCATCGCGAAATAG
- a CDS encoding EfeM/EfeO family lipoprotein encodes MRNTRISTPILLGISLVLMMAMPTSALAKALRSPVQTGDDIIIAKGDIPTPEKYHPAIRAYLDYTRTQLQDMVSQLEILKSSLKVGDLTAAERAYIQAHQYYESVRPIIILFGNTDRIINARADYFLDKEKDYRFTGFHLVEYQLFDRKDNTAAMRATDELLMKAQDLQKRVATENIEIPKLVQASADFIEMILETKMAGKENIYSQSDLTDIAANLRGSQEVINVLAPFIEPKQLQRIQDNYLEAYRIIKPYQLTPNHYQSYKQFDKKDMMALYSVLTQQAEDLAQLRYQLGVDVYYKY; translated from the coding sequence ATGCGTAATACAAGAATATCTACACCAATACTATTGGGTATAAGCTTAGTTTTAATGATGGCGATGCCTACCTCTGCGCTGGCCAAAGCATTGAGGTCCCCAGTACAAACGGGTGATGATATCATTATCGCTAAGGGGGATATCCCAACCCCTGAAAAATATCATCCTGCTATCAGAGCCTATTTAGACTATACGCGTACTCAATTACAGGACATGGTTTCTCAGTTAGAAATCTTAAAGAGCAGCCTTAAAGTCGGTGATTTAACCGCAGCCGAGCGAGCTTACATCCAAGCTCATCAATATTATGAATCCGTTCGTCCTATCATCATTCTATTTGGTAATACTGACCGCATAATCAATGCAAGGGCTGACTATTTTCTTGATAAAGAAAAAGATTATCGTTTTACTGGTTTTCATCTCGTTGAATATCAATTATTTGATCGCAAAGATAATACCGCTGCGATGCGTGCAACCGATGAATTACTCATGAAAGCACAAGATTTGCAAAAGCGGGTTGCCACTGAAAATATTGAAATCCCCAAATTGGTTCAAGCATCGGCAGATTTTATTGAGATGATTCTAGAAACCAAAATGGCTGGCAAAGAAAATATCTATAGCCAATCTGATTTAACGGATATTGCTGCAAATCTACGTGGCTCACAAGAAGTGATCAACGTACTGGCTCCTTTTATCGAGCCAAAACAACTTCAGCGCATCCAAGATAATTACCTAGAAGCCTATCGTATTATCAAACCATATCAATTAACACCTAATCATTATCAGAGTTATAAGCAGTTTGATAAAAAAGACATGATGGCGCTTTATTCTGTATTAACACAACAGGCTGAAGATCTTGCACAACTTCGATATCAGCTCGGTGTTGATGTGTATTACAAGTATTGA
- the efeB gene encoding iron uptake transporter deferrochelatase/peroxidase subunit translates to MKAKSYNHATSISFSRRNALKTLAVGSFMAAAPTLAANTRQNQCQSSYEKTIPYEGLHQAGVLTPEQKNASFIAFNVTADSLDKLQKLFEILTDRIAYLTQVQKAPNTHNDRMPPAESGILGSNLQPDSLTVTVSLGHSLFDARFGLDKIKPRYLVEMTSFPNDRLEQQWCGGDISLQICANSQESVIYALRDLLRHTAPLMFPIWKIDGFLPSRDIDNHSTPINLFGFKDGTGNAPTSDSQLMNELIWVTEDNKEPKWCVGGTYQAVRLIRFNLEFWDRTPLEDQENDFGRHKDSGAPIGMKQEHDDPEFAKDPHGDRILFDSHMRRAEPRNPERYTAKLRRRSYSYSLGLTTNGLLDMGLIFVSYQKNLKTGFIDTQKRLNGEPLERYIKPFGGGYYFVVPGIQNTSEYLAQGMFEALKQPR, encoded by the coding sequence ATGAAGGCGAAATCATATAACCATGCTACGTCAATTAGCTTTTCTCGACGTAATGCACTAAAAACCTTAGCTGTTGGCAGCTTTATGGCAGCAGCCCCAACCCTGGCAGCAAATACTCGTCAAAACCAATGCCAATCTTCCTATGAGAAAACCATCCCTTATGAAGGTTTACATCAAGCAGGGGTATTAACGCCAGAACAAAAAAATGCTTCATTTATTGCCTTTAATGTCACTGCCGACTCACTTGATAAATTACAAAAACTGTTTGAAATTTTGACAGATAGGATTGCCTATCTCACACAAGTACAAAAAGCACCTAACACTCACAATGATCGTATGCCACCAGCCGAATCCGGTATTCTTGGGAGCAACCTCCAACCTGATTCCTTGACTGTTACCGTTTCATTAGGTCATAGCCTATTCGATGCTCGATTTGGTTTGGATAAAATCAAGCCTCGTTACCTTGTTGAAATGACAAGCTTCCCCAATGATAGACTGGAACAGCAATGGTGTGGCGGGGATATTAGTTTACAAATTTGCGCCAATAGCCAAGAAAGTGTCATCTATGCATTACGCGATCTCTTGCGCCATACCGCTCCGTTGATGTTCCCTATCTGGAAAATAGATGGTTTTTTACCTTCACGAGATATTGATAACCACTCAACGCCAATCAATTTATTTGGTTTCAAAGATGGCACTGGCAATGCCCCAACCAGCGATAGCCAACTGATGAATGAATTGATTTGGGTCACAGAGGATAACAAAGAACCTAAATGGTGTGTTGGTGGCACTTATCAAGCAGTGCGCCTTATCCGGTTTAATCTTGAATTTTGGGATAGAACGCCCCTCGAAGACCAAGAAAACGACTTTGGTCGTCATAAAGATAGCGGCGCGCCTATTGGTATGAAGCAGGAACATGACGATCCTGAATTTGCTAAAGATCCTCATGGCGATCGCATATTGTTTGATTCTCATATGCGCCGTGCTGAGCCTCGCAACCCTGAGCGTTATACGGCTAAATTAAGGCGCCGTAGCTATAGCTATTCTCTTGGTTTAACAACTAATGGGCTACTCGATATGGGGCTAATCTTTGTTTCATATCAAAAAAATCTTAAAACCGGTTTTATTGATACCCAAAAACGCCTTAATGGCGAGCCACTTGAGCGTTATATTAAACCTTTTGGTGGCGGTTACTATTTTGTTGTGCCCGGTATTCAAAATACGTCAGAGTATCTCGCTCAAGGCATGTTTGAGGCACTCAAACAACCCCGTTAA
- a CDS encoding iron transporter has translation MKLAYQAAVSGLALFSITAFAQEYPLGQPIIKDGMEIQGVYLQPITMDTEEGHQGMSHLAADKADIHLEADIHAVEDNPNGFAEGDWIPYLTIEYTVKKLGDKPQTQTGTFMPMVASDGPHYGQNIKLDGNGKYQVTYKIYPPSHNKQVAFGRHIDKETGVAPWFKPFEVSWEFDYAGVGRKGSY, from the coding sequence ATGAAACTCGCTTATCAAGCAGCTGTTTCGGGTTTAGCTTTATTCTCAATCACTGCTTTTGCTCAAGAATATCCTTTAGGACAACCTATCATTAAAGATGGAATGGAGATTCAAGGGGTTTATCTTCAACCAATAACAATGGATACAGAAGAAGGCCATCAAGGGATGTCCCACCTTGCTGCCGATAAAGCAGATATCCATTTAGAAGCAGATATCCATGCGGTTGAGGATAATCCAAATGGATTTGCTGAAGGTGATTGGATCCCATACCTCACTATCGAATACACAGTCAAAAAACTCGGCGATAAGCCACAAACTCAAACAGGCACATTCATGCCGATGGTCGCTAGTGATGGCCCTCATTATGGTCAAAACATCAAATTGGATGGCAACGGTAAATACCAAGTCACCTATAAGATCTATCCGCCATCCCATAATAAACAAGTCGCATTTGGGCGCCATATTGATAAAGAAACAGGGGTAGCTCCATGGTTCAAACCTTTTGAAGTTTCATGGGAGTTTGACTATGCGGGTGTAGGCCGAAAAGGTAGCTACTAA
- a CDS encoding FTR1 family iron permease, whose product MGQVLFVVWRESFEALLVIGIIYAWIKHHPDSRNGMKFLWGGVALGLIVSVLLALLIYGVFNVLDDTGQSLFMIFMELLACVLIVQMVYWMNKHGRSLKSEIESGISRNAAHHNWWGATLIIAIAIAREGSEIVVFLSSFIMSLNAENASEFTIEVAAGILIAGLTLYAFLLTNRFVSWKIFFKATGVILLFLALSLLLKGVEESANLFIEYDYPIPEFLIYPAWDTTALLDDSNIAGNFISSFFAYRSQPIWLSVITFVLYWIIVITLFSRGKKHA is encoded by the coding sequence ATGGGGCAAGTTCTATTTGTTGTCTGGCGAGAAAGCTTTGAAGCATTGCTAGTCATTGGCATTATTTATGCCTGGATAAAACACCATCCTGACTCTCGCAATGGCATGAAGTTTTTATGGGGGGGAGTTGCCCTCGGCCTTATCGTTTCTGTTCTATTAGCACTATTGATTTATGGTGTTTTTAACGTTCTCGATGATACGGGTCAATCTCTATTTATGATCTTTATGGAATTGCTTGCCTGTGTTTTGATCGTCCAAATGGTATATTGGATGAATAAACATGGTCGGTCCTTAAAATCTGAAATTGAATCGGGTATTAGCCGTAATGCAGCACACCACAATTGGTGGGGAGCTACGCTGATTATTGCCATTGCCATTGCTCGCGAAGGAAGTGAAATTGTTGTCTTCCTGTCTAGTTTTATCATGTCATTAAATGCTGAAAATGCCTCCGAATTTACGATAGAAGTTGCTGCCGGTATTTTAATTGCAGGTTTGACACTCTATGCCTTCTTACTCACTAATCGTTTTGTTTCATGGAAGATATTTTTTAAAGCGACAGGCGTCATTCTATTATTTCTTGCCCTCTCTCTCTTACTCAAAGGGGTTGAAGAAAGCGCTAACTTATTCATTGAATACGATTATCCTATCCCTGAATTTTTAATTTATCCTGCATGGGATACCACGGCTTTGCTTGATGACTCAAATATTGCCGGTAACTTTATTTCTTCTTTCTTTGCTTATCGGTCACAGCCTATATGGTTAAGTGTTATTACATTTGTGCTTTATTGGATTATCGTTATCACGCTGTTTTCTCGAGGTAAAAAACATGCGTAA
- a CDS encoding haloacid dehalogenase-like hydrolase has translation MQKRYLDCTASEISRMNKKALLEAIKGSEGRLLVSETIGTIQPVLMNVTNAELAASQGADILLLNIFDVDNPVVQGLPSNIEPQEIIRTLKHLTGRAIGVNLEPVPAGFNNPNQDVQWKISEGRLATVKNAIKLKEMGVDIIVLTGNPGNGVTNQEINLSLKELKAVVGEEVILITGKMHAAGVLNESAEQLITEVDIRSFIDSGADVILLPAPGTVPGISAEFVQRMVAYCHSQGVLTMTAIGTSQEGADLQTIRQIALMCKMAGTDLHHIGDSGYNGIALPENILNYGIVIRGVRHTYSRIARSINR, from the coding sequence ATGCAAAAACGTTATCTTGATTGTACCGCTTCTGAAATATCGCGCATGAATAAAAAGGCGTTATTAGAAGCCATTAAGGGGAGTGAAGGGCGTCTTTTGGTTTCTGAAACCATTGGTACGATACAGCCTGTTTTAATGAATGTGACAAATGCGGAGCTTGCCGCAAGTCAAGGGGCGGATATTTTATTATTGAATATTTTTGATGTTGATAATCCGGTTGTGCAAGGTCTCCCTTCAAATATAGAACCACAAGAGATTATCCGGACTTTAAAACACCTTACAGGTCGAGCCATTGGCGTAAATCTGGAACCTGTTCCTGCGGGGTTTAATAATCCCAATCAGGATGTGCAGTGGAAGATTTCTGAAGGCCGTTTAGCCACGGTAAAAAACGCAATAAAATTAAAGGAGATGGGCGTTGACATTATTGTGCTAACGGGCAATCCAGGTAATGGAGTCACCAATCAAGAAATCAATTTAAGTCTAAAAGAATTAAAAGCGGTTGTTGGTGAAGAGGTCATTTTAATTACCGGAAAAATGCACGCTGCTGGTGTTCTCAATGAGTCAGCAGAGCAGTTGATTACAGAAGTTGATATTCGAAGTTTTATTGATAGCGGTGCCGATGTGATCCTTTTGCCCGCACCGGGAACGGTACCCGGTATTTCAGCTGAATTTGTGCAAAGGATGGTGGCTTACTGTCATTCTCAAGGTGTATTAACAATGACAGCGATTGGAACATCACAAGAAGGCGCTGATTTACAAACCATCCGTCAAATTGCGTTGATGTGCAAAATGGCAGGAACAGATCTACATCATATTGGTGATTCAGGCTATAACGGTATTGCATTACCTGAAAACATTCTTAATTATGGCATTGTTATTCGTGGTGTGAGACACACTTACTCGCGTATTGCTCGTTCGATTAATCGTTAA